A region of Streptomyces deccanensis DNA encodes the following proteins:
- a CDS encoding aldehyde dehydrogenase family protein: MAPPTLTPATLTLKSGTAWTDAWRRCQAVAPEAFRDDRVLNLWNGAWQPDGRTLPATSPVDGSPIAGPPRLDGATAHHAVRASLDQHRAWRHVPLAERRARVAATLDALTQHRELLALLLVWEIGKPWRLAQADVDRAIDGVRWYVDGIEPMVEGRVPLDGPVSNIASWNYPMSVLVHAMLVQALAGNAVIAKTPTDGGVACLTLAAALAAREGIPVTLVSGSGRELSEALVRAPEIGCVSFVGGRDTGAAVATAVADLGKRHVLEQEGLNTWGIWNHTDWDTLSAVIPKLFDYGKQRCTAYPRFVVQRELFDEFLAAYLPAVRTLRVGHPLAVEHPDDPYPTLDFGPVINAAKAKELTDQVAEAVDRGAVPLHRGRLADARFLPGQDTGAYVQPVTLLDPPPSSPLHHAEPFGPVDTIVLVDTEAELLAAMNASNGALVATLSTDDRATYERLAPQIRAFKVGHGRPRSRGDRDELFGGFGASWRGAFVGGDLLVKAVTRGPAGERLPGNFPDYHLMPSVA; this comes from the coding sequence ATGGCACCACCCACCCTCACGCCCGCCACCCTCACCCTGAAGTCCGGCACGGCCTGGACCGACGCCTGGCGGCGCTGCCAGGCCGTCGCCCCCGAGGCCTTCCGGGACGACCGGGTCCTCAACCTCTGGAACGGTGCCTGGCAGCCCGACGGCCGGACCCTGCCCGCCACCAGCCCCGTCGACGGCAGCCCCATCGCCGGCCCGCCCCGCCTGGACGGCGCCACCGCGCACCACGCCGTCCGGGCCTCCCTCGACCAGCACCGCGCATGGCGCCACGTCCCCCTCGCCGAACGCCGCGCCCGGGTCGCCGCCACCCTCGACGCCCTCACCCAGCACCGCGAACTGCTCGCCCTGCTCCTCGTCTGGGAGATCGGCAAACCCTGGCGACTGGCCCAGGCCGACGTGGACCGGGCCATCGACGGCGTCCGCTGGTACGTCGACGGCATCGAACCGATGGTCGAGGGGCGCGTCCCCCTCGACGGCCCGGTCTCCAACATCGCCAGCTGGAACTACCCGATGAGTGTGCTCGTCCACGCGATGCTGGTCCAGGCCCTGGCGGGCAACGCCGTCATCGCCAAGACTCCCACCGACGGCGGCGTCGCCTGCCTCACCCTCGCCGCCGCGCTGGCCGCCCGCGAGGGCATCCCCGTCACCCTCGTCAGCGGCAGCGGACGCGAGCTGTCCGAGGCGCTGGTCCGCGCCCCCGAGATCGGCTGCGTCTCCTTCGTAGGCGGCCGCGACACCGGCGCCGCGGTCGCCACCGCCGTCGCCGACCTCGGCAAACGCCACGTCCTGGAACAGGAGGGCCTGAACACCTGGGGCATCTGGAACCACACCGACTGGGACACCCTGTCCGCCGTCATCCCCAAACTCTTCGACTACGGCAAACAGCGCTGCACGGCGTACCCGCGCTTCGTCGTCCAGCGGGAACTGTTCGACGAGTTCCTGGCGGCCTACCTTCCGGCGGTCCGCACCCTCAGGGTCGGCCACCCACTGGCCGTGGAGCACCCCGACGACCCGTACCCGACGCTGGACTTCGGCCCCGTCATCAACGCGGCCAAGGCCAAGGAACTCACCGACCAGGTCGCCGAGGCCGTCGACCGGGGCGCCGTCCCGCTGCACCGGGGCCGGCTCGCCGACGCGCGCTTCCTGCCCGGCCAGGACACCGGCGCGTACGTCCAGCCCGTCACCCTCCTCGACCCGCCCCCGTCCTCCCCGCTCCACCACGCGGAACCCTTCGGCCCGGTCGACACGATCGTCCTGGTCGACACCGAGGCCGAGCTGCTCGCTGCCATGAACGCCTCGAACGGCGCGCTCGTCGCCACCCTCTCCACCGACGACCGGGCGACGTACGAGCGGCTCGCACCCCAGATCCGGGCGTTCAAGGTCGGCCACGGCAGGCCCCGCTCACGCGGCGACCGCGACGAGCTCTTCGGCGGCTTCGGCGCCTCCTGGCGGGGCGCCTTCGTCGGCGGCGACCTGCTCGTCAAGGCGGTCACCCGGGGCCCGGCGGGGGAGCGGCTGCCGGGCAACTTCCCCGACTACCACCTCATGCCGTCCGTCGCCTGA
- the sucD gene encoding succinate--CoA ligase subunit alpha, producing MAIYLTKESKVLVQGMTGGEGVKHTRRMLAAGTNVVGGVNPRKAGRTVDFDERAVPVFGSVAEGIEVTGADVTVVFVPPAFAKAAVVEAADAGIGLAVVITEGIPVHDSVAFTAYARAKGTRIVGPNCPGLITPGQSDAGIIPADIAKPGRIGLVSKSGTLTYQLMYELRDIGFSTCVGIGGDPVVGTTHIDCLAAFQDDPDTELIVLIGEIGGDAEERAAAYVRDHVTKPVVGYIAGFTAPEGKTMGHAGAIVSGSTGTAQAKKEALEAVGVRVGSTPTETARLVLAALETEA from the coding sequence ATGGCCATCTACCTCACCAAGGAGAGCAAGGTCCTCGTCCAGGGCATGACCGGCGGCGAGGGCGTGAAGCACACCCGCCGCATGCTCGCGGCCGGCACGAACGTCGTCGGCGGCGTCAACCCCCGCAAGGCGGGCCGCACCGTCGACTTCGACGAGCGTGCCGTCCCCGTCTTCGGCTCGGTCGCCGAGGGCATCGAGGTCACCGGCGCCGACGTCACCGTCGTCTTCGTCCCGCCCGCCTTCGCCAAGGCGGCCGTCGTCGAGGCCGCCGACGCCGGCATCGGCCTCGCCGTCGTCATCACCGAGGGCATCCCCGTCCACGACTCCGTCGCCTTCACGGCGTACGCGCGGGCCAAGGGGACCCGGATCGTCGGACCCAACTGCCCCGGCCTGATCACCCCGGGCCAGTCCGACGCGGGCATCATCCCCGCCGACATCGCCAAGCCGGGACGCATCGGCCTGGTCTCCAAGTCCGGCACCCTCACCTACCAACTGATGTACGAACTCCGCGACATCGGGTTCTCCACCTGTGTCGGCATCGGCGGCGACCCCGTCGTCGGCACCACCCACATCGACTGCCTCGCCGCCTTCCAGGACGACCCCGACACCGAACTGATCGTCCTCATCGGCGAGATCGGCGGCGACGCCGAGGAACGGGCCGCCGCGTACGTCCGCGACCACGTCACCAAGCCCGTCGTCGGCTACATCGCCGGGTTCACCGCGCCCGAGGGCAAGACGATGGGCCACGCCGGCGCGATCGTCTCCGGCTCCACCGGCACGGCGCAGGCGAAGAAGGAGGCGCTGGAGGCGGTCGGGGTGCGGGTCGGCAGCACGCCCACCGAAACGGCCCGGCTGGTGCTCGCCGCCCTGGAGACCGAGGCCTGA
- a CDS encoding acetate--CoA ligase family protein — protein MAEDRVLRVRGLLDAVRAEGRSALTAPEGKVIADAYGIAVPGEELARDVDEAVSYAARFGGPVVMKIVSPDILHKTDAGGVIVGVEGAADVKAAFHQIVDNARAYAPAARIEGVQVQELLPKGQEVIVGAVTDPTFGKVVAFGLGGVLVEVLKDVTFRLAPVDADEALSMLDSIRAAEVLRGVRGAAAVDRWAIAEQIRRVSELVADFPEIAEVDLNPVIATPEGAVAADIRVILAESVPKPRRRYSREEILTSMRRLMQPASVAVVGASNEQGKIGNSVMRNLVDGGFAGEIHPVNPKADDILGRKAYKSVTDVPGEVDVAVFAIPAKFVAAALEEVGRKGIPNAVLIPSGFAETGEHELQDEIVAIAERHGIRLLGPNIYGYYSTWQDLCATFCTPYDVKGGVALTSQSGGIGMAILGFARTTKTGVSAIVGLGNKSDLDEDDLLTWFGEDPHTECIAMHLEDLKDGRAFVEAARATVPKKPVVVLKAGRTAAGAKAAGSHTGALAGDDAVYEDILKQAGVIRAPGLNDMLEYARALPVLPAPQGDNVVIITGAGGSGVLLSDAVTDNGLHLMEIPPDLDASFRTFIPPFGAAGNPVDITGGEPPSTYEATIRLGLEDPRIHALVLGYWHTIVTPPMVFAELTARVVAEFRERGVEKPVVASLAGDVEVEEACQYLFERGVVAYPYTTEKPVAVLGAKYRWARAAGLLGGGR, from the coding sequence ATGGCCGAAGACCGGGTGCTGAGGGTGCGCGGACTCCTCGACGCCGTACGGGCCGAGGGCCGGAGCGCGCTGACCGCTCCCGAGGGCAAGGTGATCGCCGACGCGTACGGGATCGCCGTACCGGGCGAGGAGTTGGCGCGGGACGTCGACGAGGCGGTGTCGTACGCGGCGCGCTTCGGCGGGCCGGTGGTGATGAAGATCGTGTCGCCGGACATCCTGCACAAGACCGACGCGGGCGGTGTGATCGTCGGGGTGGAGGGCGCGGCCGACGTGAAGGCCGCGTTCCACCAGATCGTGGACAACGCGCGCGCGTACGCGCCCGCCGCCCGTATCGAGGGCGTCCAGGTGCAGGAGCTGCTGCCGAAGGGGCAGGAGGTCATCGTCGGCGCGGTGACGGACCCGACGTTCGGGAAGGTGGTGGCGTTCGGGCTCGGCGGGGTGCTGGTGGAGGTCCTCAAGGACGTCACGTTCCGGCTCGCGCCGGTCGACGCGGACGAGGCGCTCTCCATGCTGGACTCGATCCGCGCGGCGGAGGTTCTGCGCGGGGTGCGCGGGGCGGCGGCGGTGGACCGGTGGGCGATCGCCGAGCAGATCCGCCGGGTCTCCGAACTCGTCGCGGACTTCCCGGAGATCGCCGAGGTGGACCTCAACCCGGTGATCGCGACCCCGGAGGGGGCGGTCGCGGCGGACATCCGGGTGATCCTCGCGGAGTCGGTGCCCAAGCCGAGGCGCAGGTACTCGCGTGAGGAGATCCTCACCTCGATGCGCCGGCTGATGCAGCCCGCGTCGGTGGCCGTGGTCGGCGCCTCCAACGAGCAGGGCAAGATCGGCAACTCGGTGATGCGCAACCTCGTCGACGGGGGTTTCGCGGGCGAGATCCATCCGGTGAACCCCAAGGCCGATGACATTCTGGGCCGCAAGGCGTACAAGAGTGTCACGGACGTTCCCGGTGAGGTGGATGTGGCGGTCTTCGCGATCCCCGCCAAGTTCGTGGCCGCGGCGCTGGAGGAGGTGGGTCGCAAGGGCATCCCCAACGCCGTACTGATCCCCTCGGGTTTCGCGGAGACCGGCGAGCACGAACTCCAGGACGAGATCGTGGCCATCGCCGAACGGCACGGCATCCGGCTGCTCGGGCCGAACATCTACGGCTACTACTCGACCTGGCAGGACCTCTGCGCCACCTTCTGCACGCCGTACGACGTCAAGGGCGGGGTGGCGCTGACCTCGCAGTCCGGCGGCATCGGGATGGCCATCCTGGGCTTCGCGCGGACCACGAAGACGGGTGTCTCGGCGATCGTCGGGCTCGGCAACAAGTCGGACTTGGACGAGGACGACCTGCTGACCTGGTTCGGCGAGGACCCGCACACCGAGTGCATCGCCATGCACCTGGAGGACCTGAAGGACGGGCGGGCCTTCGTGGAGGCCGCGCGGGCGACCGTCCCGAAGAAGCCGGTGGTGGTCCTGAAGGCGGGCCGTACGGCGGCCGGGGCGAAGGCGGCTGGCTCGCACACGGGCGCGCTGGCGGGCGACGACGCCGTGTACGAGGACATCCTCAAGCAGGCCGGTGTCATCCGCGCGCCCGGCCTGAACGACATGCTGGAGTACGCGCGCGCGTTGCCGGTGCTGCCGGCTCCGCAGGGCGACAACGTCGTGATCATCACGGGGGCCGGCGGCAGCGGCGTACTGCTGTCGGACGCGGTGACCGACAACGGGCTGCACCTGATGGAGATCCCCCCGGACCTGGACGCCTCCTTCCGGACGTTCATCCCGCCGTTCGGGGCCGCGGGCAATCCGGTCGACATCACCGGCGGCGAGCCTCCGTCGACGTACGAGGCGACGATCCGGCTGGGCCTGGAGGACCCGCGCATCCACGCGCTCGTCCTCGGCTACTGGCACACCATCGTCACTCCCCCGATGGTCTTCGCGGAGCTCACCGCGCGCGTGGTGGCCGAGTTCCGGGAGCGGGGCGTCGAGAAGCCGGTCGTGGCGTCGCTCGCGGGTGACGTCGAGGTGGAGGAGGCCTGCCAGTACCTCTTCGAGCGTGGGGTCGTGGCCTACCCGTACACGACCGAGAAGCCGGTGGCGGTGCTCGGCGCGAAGTACCGGTGGGCCAGGGCCGCGGGACTGTTGGGGGGCGGTCGATGA
- the fusA gene encoding elongation factor G, with protein MRSNVTTLANPLHAVRNLGILAHVDAGKTTVTERFLYATGTTHKRGEVHDGTTVTDFDPQERDRGITIFAAAVSCAWDGHRINLIDTPGHVDFADEVERSLRVLDGAIAVFDAVAGVEPQSESVWRQADRHGVPRIAFVNKLDRAGADLDTAVESIRQRLHPAPLVVQSPIGTEDGFVGVVDLVRMRALVWADGSDTAVEGPVPDELRDEAGLRRRRLEEAVAELHPTALEEFCAQGTLSAPTLAAALRDLTRTGEGVVVLCGSAYRNRGIEPLLDAVVAYLPSPLDVPAVRGTHDGTEQERAAEAEAPVAALAFKVSATATGRLTYIRLYSGTIRKGDTVLDAGTRRTERIGRILRVQADRHAELERAVAGDIVAVVGLKSARAGTTLCAPAAPLLLEPPSVADPVVSVAVEARRSTDTDRLATALARLAEEDPSLVVRTDPETGQTLLSGMGELHLEVAVEKVRQSQGLDVAVGRPRVAYRETLVQGVAGLVYRHVKQDGGAGQFAHVVLDVAPLEAESDGAATGFVFRSAVVGGRVPQEYVRAVEAGCRDALVEGPLGGHPVTGVAVTLVDGATHSKDSSEMAFRTAGRFALREAMRAGVMGVLEPVADVTVTVPSDAVGGVLGDLAARRGRVSDSVARGGAVVVTATVPLAELFGYATRLRSRTQGRGTFTARPAGYVRAPGVVVSEG; from the coding sequence ATGCGCAGCAACGTCACCACCCTCGCCAACCCTCTGCACGCCGTCCGCAACCTGGGCATCCTCGCCCATGTCGACGCCGGCAAGACCACCGTCACCGAGCGGTTCCTGTACGCCACCGGGACCACGCACAAGCGGGGCGAGGTCCACGACGGGACGACCGTCACCGACTTCGATCCGCAGGAGCGCGACCGGGGGATCACCATCTTCGCGGCGGCCGTCAGCTGCGCCTGGGACGGGCATCGGATCAACCTCATCGACACGCCCGGCCACGTCGACTTCGCCGACGAGGTGGAGCGTTCGCTCAGGGTGCTCGACGGCGCGATCGCGGTGTTCGACGCCGTCGCGGGCGTCGAGCCGCAGAGCGAGTCGGTCTGGCGGCAGGCCGACCGGCACGGCGTGCCCCGCATCGCCTTCGTCAACAAGCTCGACCGCGCGGGCGCCGACCTGGACACGGCCGTCGAGTCGATCCGGCAGCGGCTCCATCCGGCGCCGCTGGTGGTGCAGTCGCCGATCGGTACGGAGGACGGGTTCGTCGGTGTGGTGGATCTGGTGCGCATGCGGGCGCTGGTGTGGGCGGACGGTTCCGACACGGCCGTGGAGGGCCCGGTCCCCGACGAGCTGAGGGACGAGGCCGGGCTGCGACGGCGGCGGCTGGAAGAGGCCGTGGCGGAACTGCATCCGACGGCGCTGGAGGAGTTCTGCGCGCAGGGCACGCTCTCCGCGCCGACGCTGGCCGCCGCGCTGCGCGACCTCACCCGCACGGGTGAGGGAGTGGTCGTGCTCTGCGGCTCCGCCTACCGCAACCGTGGCATCGAACCGCTGCTCGACGCGGTGGTGGCGTATCTGCCGTCGCCCCTGGACGTGCCGGCCGTGCGCGGCACGCATGACGGTACTGAGCAGGAGCGCGCCGCCGAGGCCGAGGCGCCGGTCGCGGCCCTGGCGTTCAAGGTGAGCGCCACGGCCACGGGACGGTTGACGTACATAAGGCTGTACTCGGGCACGATCCGGAAGGGGGACACCGTGCTGGACGCCGGGACGCGGCGCACCGAGCGGATCGGCCGGATCCTGCGGGTCCAGGCCGACCGGCACGCCGAGCTGGAGCGGGCCGTGGCCGGCGACATCGTCGCGGTCGTCGGGCTGAAGTCCGCCCGCGCGGGGACGACGCTGTGCGCTCCGGCGGCGCCGCTGCTCCTCGAACCGCCGTCCGTCGCCGACCCGGTGGTGTCGGTGGCCGTCGAGGCACGCCGCAGCACCGACACCGACCGGCTCGCCACGGCCCTCGCACGGCTCGCCGAGGAGGATCCCTCGCTGGTCGTACGGACCGACCCCGAGACCGGGCAGACCCTGCTGTCCGGCATGGGTGAACTGCATCTGGAGGTCGCCGTGGAGAAGGTCAGGCAGAGCCAGGGGCTCGACGTCGCCGTCGGCCGGCCCCGGGTGGCCTACCGCGAGACCCTCGTCCAGGGCGTGGCCGGGCTGGTGTACCGGCACGTCAAACAGGACGGCGGGGCCGGGCAGTTCGCGCATGTCGTGCTGGACGTGGCACCGCTGGAGGCGGAGAGCGACGGGGCCGCGACGGGCTTCGTGTTCCGTTCGGCCGTCGTCGGCGGCCGGGTGCCGCAGGAGTACGTCCGCGCGGTCGAGGCCGGCTGCCGGGACGCGCTCGTGGAGGGGCCGCTCGGTGGGCACCCGGTGACGGGGGTCGCCGTCACGCTGGTCGACGGGGCGACCCACTCCAAGGACTCCTCGGAGATGGCGTTCCGTACGGCGGGGCGGTTCGCTCTGCGGGAGGCCATGCGGGCCGGGGTGATGGGGGTTCTGGAGCCTGTCGCCGATGTCACCGTGACCGTGCCCTCGGACGCGGTGGGCGGGGTGCTCGGGGATCTCGCCGCGCGGCGGGGGCGGGTGTCGGACTCCGTCGCGCGGGGTGGGGCGGTGGTCGTCACCGCGACCGTGCCGTTGGCGGAGCTGTTCGGGTATGCGACGCGGTTGCGTAGTCGGACGCAGGGGCGGGGGACGTTCACGGCTCGGCCGGCGGGGTATGTGCGGGCGCCGGGTGTGGTGGTGAGTGAGGGGTGA
- the frc gene encoding formyl-CoA transferase, protein MTPTAGTSTKALEGIRVLDMTHVQSGPSATQLLAWLGADVVKLEAPTGDITRKQLRDLPDVDSLYFTMLNCNKRSITLNTKTERGKEILTELIRRSDVMVENFGPGAVDRMGFTWDRIQEINPRIVYASIKGFGDGPYTNFKAYEVVAQAMGGSMATTGFEDGPPLATGAQIGDSGTGIHAVAGILAALYQRESTGRGQRVNVAMQHAVLNLCRVKLRDQQRLAHGPLREYPNEDFGDEVPRSGNASGGGQPGWAVKCAPGGPNDYVYVIVQPVGWQPISELIGRPELADDPEWATPEARLPKLNKMFQLIEEWSSTLPKWEVLERLNAHNIPCGPILSTKEIIEDESLVSNEMVVTVPHPERGEFVTVGSPLKLSDSPVNVVSSPLLGEHNEEVYVGELGLGDEELRLLKSNGVI, encoded by the coding sequence ATGACCCCTACCGCAGGCACGTCGACCAAGGCTCTCGAAGGCATCCGCGTCCTCGACATGACGCACGTCCAGTCCGGCCCGTCCGCCACCCAACTGCTCGCCTGGCTCGGCGCGGACGTGGTGAAGCTGGAGGCGCCGACCGGGGACATCACGCGCAAGCAGCTGCGCGACCTCCCGGACGTCGACTCCCTCTACTTCACGATGCTCAACTGCAACAAGCGGAGCATCACCCTCAACACCAAGACCGAGCGCGGCAAGGAGATCCTCACCGAGCTGATCCGGCGCTCCGACGTCATGGTCGAGAACTTCGGGCCGGGCGCGGTCGACCGCATGGGCTTCACCTGGGACCGTATCCAGGAGATCAATCCGCGGATCGTCTATGCCTCCATCAAGGGGTTCGGGGACGGTCCGTACACCAACTTCAAGGCGTACGAGGTGGTCGCGCAGGCCATGGGCGGGTCCATGGCGACGACCGGCTTCGAGGACGGACCGCCGCTGGCGACGGGGGCCCAGATCGGGGACTCGGGCACGGGCATCCACGCTGTGGCGGGGATCCTCGCGGCGCTCTACCAGCGGGAGAGCACCGGGCGCGGGCAGCGGGTCAACGTGGCCATGCAGCACGCCGTCCTCAACCTCTGTCGGGTGAAGCTGAGGGACCAGCAGCGGCTGGCACACGGCCCGCTCCGTGAATATCCCAACGAGGACTTCGGCGACGAGGTTCCCAGGTCCGGGAACGCGTCCGGCGGCGGCCAGCCCGGCTGGGCCGTGAAGTGCGCGCCGGGCGGCCCGAACGACTACGTGTACGTCATCGTGCAGCCCGTCGGCTGGCAGCCCATCAGCGAACTCATCGGCCGGCCCGAACTGGCGGACGACCCCGAGTGGGCGACCCCGGAGGCCCGCCTGCCCAAGCTCAACAAGATGTTCCAGCTGATCGAGGAGTGGTCGTCCACCCTGCCCAAGTGGGAGGTGCTGGAGCGGCTCAACGCCCACAACATCCCGTGCGGGCCGATCCTCTCCACCAAGGAGATCATCGAGGACGAGTCGCTGGTCTCCAACGAGATGGTCGTCACCGTGCCACACCCCGAGCGCGGCGAGTTCGTGACCGTCGGCAGCCCGCTGAAGCTGTCCGACTCCCCGGTGAACGTGGTCAGTTCACCGCTGCTCGGCGAGCACAACGAAGAGGTCTACGTCGGCGAGCTGGGGCTCGGCGACGAGGAGCTGCGCCTGCTCAAGTCGAACGGAGTGATCTGA
- a CDS encoding thiamine pyrophosphate-binding protein yields MPDGNSQDLISGGHLVAKALKAEGVEVIYTLCGGHIIDIYDGCVDEGIEVVDVRHEQVAAHAADGYARITGKPGCAVVTAGPGTTDAVTGVANAFRAESPMLLIGGQGAHTQHKMGSLQDLPHVDMMTPITKFAATVPDTARAADMVSMAFRECYHGAPGPSFLEIPRDVLDAKVPVEKARVPKAGAYRASTRSAGDPEAIEKLADLLVHAEKPAILLGSQVWTTRGTESAIELVRTLNIPAYMNGAGRGTLPPGDPHHFQLSRRYAFSNADVIVIVGTPFDFRMGYGKRLSPDATVVQIDLDYRTVGKNRDIDLGIVGDAGLVLKSVTEAASGHAFNGYSNGGASKRKEWLDELRAAEQTAIEKRLPSLKSDASPIHPYRLVSEINDFLTEDSIYIGDGGDIVTFSGQVVQPKSPGHWMDPGPLGTLGVGVPFVLAAKKARPDKEVVALFGDGAFSLTGWDFETLVRYDLPFVGIIGNNSSMNQIRYGQKAKYGEERERVGNTLGDVHYDKFAQMLGGYGEEVRDPADIGPALRRARESGKPSLINVWVDPDAYAPGTMNQTMYK; encoded by the coding sequence ATGCCCGACGGCAACAGCCAGGACCTCATTTCCGGTGGTCACCTCGTCGCGAAGGCACTCAAAGCGGAGGGTGTGGAGGTCATCTACACCCTGTGCGGCGGCCACATCATCGACATCTACGACGGCTGCGTCGACGAGGGCATCGAGGTCGTCGACGTCCGCCACGAACAGGTCGCCGCACACGCCGCCGACGGTTACGCCCGCATCACCGGCAAGCCCGGCTGCGCGGTCGTCACCGCCGGCCCCGGTACGACCGACGCCGTGACCGGTGTCGCCAACGCCTTCCGCGCGGAGTCCCCGATGCTGCTGATCGGTGGTCAGGGCGCGCACACCCAGCACAAGATGGGGTCCCTCCAGGACCTGCCGCACGTCGACATGATGACGCCGATCACCAAGTTCGCGGCGACCGTCCCGGACACGGCCCGCGCCGCCGACATGGTGTCGATGGCGTTCCGCGAGTGCTACCACGGCGCCCCCGGGCCCTCCTTCCTGGAGATCCCGCGCGACGTGCTGGACGCCAAGGTGCCCGTGGAGAAGGCACGTGTGCCGAAGGCCGGCGCCTACCGGGCCTCGACCCGCTCCGCCGGTGACCCCGAGGCGATCGAGAAGCTCGCCGACCTGCTGGTGCACGCCGAGAAGCCCGCGATCCTGCTGGGCAGCCAGGTATGGACGACCCGGGGCACCGAGTCCGCCATCGAACTCGTCCGCACGCTCAACATCCCGGCGTACATGAACGGCGCGGGGCGCGGCACCCTGCCGCCCGGCGACCCGCACCACTTCCAGCTCTCCCGCCGGTACGCCTTCTCCAACGCCGATGTCATCGTCATCGTCGGTACGCCCTTCGACTTCCGCATGGGCTACGGCAAGCGGCTGTCGCCGGACGCCACCGTCGTGCAGATCGACCTCGACTACCGGACCGTCGGCAAGAACCGCGACATCGACCTCGGGATCGTCGGCGACGCGGGTCTGGTGCTCAAGTCCGTGACGGAGGCGGCTTCCGGGCACGCTTTTAATGGATACAGCAACGGGGGCGCGTCGAAGCGCAAGGAGTGGCTCGACGAGCTGCGGGCCGCCGAACAGACCGCCATCGAGAAGCGGCTGCCCAGCCTGAAGTCGGACGCCTCACCCATCCACCCGTACCGGCTGGTGAGCGAGATCAACGACTTCCTCACCGAGGACTCCATCTACATCGGCGACGGCGGCGACATCGTCACCTTCTCCGGGCAGGTCGTGCAGCCCAAGTCGCCCGGGCACTGGATGGACCCGGGCCCCCTCGGCACGCTCGGCGTCGGTGTTCCCTTCGTGCTCGCCGCGAAGAAGGCGCGGCCCGACAAGGAGGTGGTGGCACTCTTCGGCGACGGCGCCTTCTCCCTCACCGGCTGGGACTTCGAGACCCTCGTCCGCTACGACCTCCCCTTCGTCGGGATCATCGGCAACAACTCCTCCATGAACCAGATCCGTTACGGCCAGAAGGCCAAGTACGGCGAGGAACGCGAGCGCGTCGGCAACACCCTCGGCGACGTCCACTACGACAAGTTCGCCCAGATGCTGGGCGGTTACGGCGAGGAGGTCCGCGACCCCGCCGACATCGGCCCCGCGCTCCGGCGCGCCCGGGAGTCCGGCAAGCCGTCGCTCATCAACGTCTGGGTCGACCCGGACGCGTACGCCCCCGGAACCATGAACCAGACGATGTACAAGTGA
- the sucC gene encoding ADP-forming succinate--CoA ligase subunit beta: protein MDLFEHQARQLFEEHGISVPRAEVTDSPKEAREIARRFGGRVVVKAQVKTGGRGKAGGVKLAADPAATELTARQILGMDIKGHTVRTVMVAEPVAIESEFYVSYVLDRAAGRFLAIASAEGGMDIEEVAATRPEAVARIPIDPVEGVTSAKASEIAEAAGLPPQTVDVLMRLWEVLTREDALLVEVNPLVRTEQGRILALDGKVTLDDNASFRQTRWGDEGFAHDDPLEAAAAAKGLNYVKLDGQVGVIGNGAGLVMSTLDVVAGCGARPANFLDIGGGASARIMADGLSVVLSDPDVKSVLVNVFGGITACDAVADGIVQALDSVQLTKPLVVRLDGNNAVRGRAILDDRDHPLVHQATTMDGAARRAADLAHAN from the coding sequence ATGGACCTGTTCGAGCACCAGGCAAGGCAACTGTTCGAGGAACACGGCATCTCGGTGCCACGCGCCGAGGTCACGGACTCGCCCAAGGAGGCACGCGAGATCGCCCGCCGGTTCGGCGGGCGCGTCGTCGTCAAGGCCCAGGTGAAGACCGGCGGACGCGGCAAGGCGGGCGGGGTGAAGCTCGCCGCCGACCCCGCCGCCACCGAACTGACCGCACGGCAGATCCTCGGCATGGACATCAAGGGCCACACCGTCCGCACGGTGATGGTCGCCGAACCCGTCGCGATCGAGAGCGAGTTCTACGTCTCGTACGTCCTCGACCGCGCCGCCGGCCGCTTCCTCGCGATCGCCTCGGCCGAGGGCGGCATGGACATCGAGGAGGTGGCGGCGACCCGGCCCGAGGCCGTGGCCCGCATCCCGATCGACCCCGTCGAGGGCGTCACCTCCGCGAAGGCGTCCGAGATCGCCGAGGCGGCCGGTCTGCCGCCGCAGACCGTCGACGTCCTGATGCGGCTCTGGGAGGTGCTGACCCGCGAGGACGCCCTCCTCGTCGAGGTCAACCCCCTCGTCCGCACCGAACAGGGCCGGATCCTCGCCCTCGACGGCAAGGTCACCCTCGACGACAACGCGAGCTTCCGGCAGACCCGTTGGGGTGACGAGGGCTTCGCGCACGACGACCCGCTGGAGGCGGCGGCCGCCGCCAAGGGCCTCAACTACGTGAAGCTGGACGGGCAGGTCGGCGTCATCGGCAACGGCGCCGGACTCGTCATGTCCACCCTCGACGTGGTCGCGGGCTGCGGCGCGCGCCCCGCCAACTTCCTCGACATCGGCGGCGGCGCCTCCGCCCGGATCATGGCCGACGGCCTCTCCGTCGTCCTCTCCGACCCGGATGTGAAGTCCGTCCTCGTCAACGTCTTCGGCGGCATCACCGCCTGCGACGCGGTCGCCGACGGCATCGTCCAGGCGCTGGACAGCGTCCAGTTGACCAAACCGCTCGTCGTCCGCCTCGACGGCAACAACGCCGTGCGCGGCCGGGCGATCCTCGACGACCGCGACCACCCCCTCGTCCACCAGGCCACCACCATGGACGGCGCCGCGCGCCGCGCCGCCGACCTCGCCCACGCGAACTGA